The following are encoded in a window of Armatimonadota bacterium genomic DNA:
- a CDS encoding exopolysaccharide biosynthesis protein: protein MRHMMEAHPKFPLPPPPISEVLDQLLAAEERVTIGEIVDRIDERGFGLLMLILGLPMLIPVLPPGASTLVGPIYALLALRLVIGMDRPWLPGFVRRKVLSAHTLQVLRRRGVPLVRRIERFSRPRFRVLRHPLIVRLAALNVLIMGLVLLSPAPFLNTLPALSVMFIGLGLMKDDGVFLALGLGLGLVVLGLLAASVGLLVAALRRLAPWWFPPGP, encoded by the coding sequence ATGCGCCATATGATGGAGGCTCACCCGAAGTTTCCTCTACCGCCTCCGCCCATCAGCGAGGTGCTGGACCAGCTCCTGGCCGCGGAGGAGCGAGTCACCATCGGGGAGATCGTCGACCGCATCGACGAACGCGGGTTCGGGCTCCTCATGCTGATTCTTGGGCTGCCCATGCTCATCCCTGTGCTCCCTCCCGGGGCATCTACCCTGGTGGGCCCCATTTACGCTCTGCTGGCCCTGCGCCTGGTCATCGGCATGGATCGCCCCTGGCTGCCCGGGTTCGTGCGACGCAAGGTCCTCTCGGCCCACACGCTGCAGGTGCTGCGGCGCCGCGGCGTCCCCCTGGTACGGCGGATAGAACGCTTCTCCCGCCCCCGCTTCCGCGTGCTCAGGCATCCCCTGATCGTCCGCCTGGCCGCGCTGAATGTGCTGATCATGGGGCTGGTCCTCCTCAGCCCGGCGCCCTTCCTCAACACCCTGCCGGCGCTCTCGGTGATGTTCATCGGTCTGGGACTGATGAAGGACGACGGCGTCTTCCTGGCACTGGGCCTGGGGTTGGGCCTGGTGGTGCTGGGCCTCCTCGCCGCCAGTGTCGGCCTGCTCGTCGCTGCCCTGCGGCGTCTTGCTCCCTGGTGGTTCCCGCCCGGGCCGTAG
- a CDS encoding GAF domain-containing protein codes for MGRVHLGVLAMASEVDYTGALQAVRDRLASGGVEAVVAYLAEAFPHYSWVGIYWVEGGELVLGPWKGPQATEHTRIPIGAGICGAAAATGRTEVVDDVSRDPRYLACFPSTRSEIVVPISRAGRVIGEIDIDSDLPAAFGPDDRRFLEAVAALIAAA; via the coding sequence ATGGGCCGGGTTCATCTGGGGGTTCTGGCCATGGCTTCAGAGGTGGATTACACTGGTGCGCTGCAGGCGGTGCGCGACCGCCTGGCAAGCGGCGGTGTGGAGGCCGTCGTCGCCTACCTGGCGGAGGCCTTCCCTCACTACTCCTGGGTGGGGATCTACTGGGTGGAGGGCGGCGAGCTGGTACTGGGGCCGTGGAAGGGCCCCCAGGCCACGGAGCACACGCGCATCCCCATCGGCGCCGGTATCTGCGGGGCGGCGGCAGCCACGGGACGCACGGAGGTCGTCGACGACGTCAGCCGGGACCCCCGGTACCTGGCATGCTTTCCCTCCACGCGCTCTGAGATCGTGGTGCCCATCAGCCGGGCCGGCCGGGTGATCGGGGAGATCGACATCGACAGCGACCTCCCGGCCGCCTTCGGCCCGGACGACCGCCGGTTTCTGGAAGCGGTGGCCGCGCTCATCGCCGCGGCGTAG